A window of Silene latifolia isolate original U9 population unplaced genomic scaffold, ASM4854445v1 scaffold_70, whole genome shotgun sequence genomic DNA:
CACAAGAATTGAGAATATTGATATAGATAGAACATTTATTAGCTGATAATCATTCCTTCAAAACAGTAAATATGTAGAGTTTCCTCCTCCCTATTGGCCTATTTACTCCTATTCTCTCTCCTAATTCAACCCCCTTTCTAATTTCTCCCAACTCCTCCTATATACAGACAATACAGTAATATGAGGTCCTTAGGTAGAGGAAATGTTGTTGCATTATTTAAAATGTTTTTGACATTAAATTTGATAGGGAACGGTAGAAAATTTAAAGCTGCGGAGGAAACAAAAGCTGTCATGTGTCAATGCATGGAGATAGTTGAACGAATggcttaagaaaaaaaaaatcaaaaatgctAAAATGAATTGTAAAGAAAATATAGGGTGTACAAAGAAGAAAAAAATCTTAGTTAAGCACATCACAAATGCCTAAGCAAAGCTCCTAAACGTCATTTATGTCTTCGTTTGAAATGTGAGAATAATAATTGCAATCAACCTCATTTAATACTTCATTGTAGAATTTTAACTTTAACTATGGGATAGTAATCTTCACAAGTTTGATTCCCAAGCTACTTTCAGACTCATGGAACAACTAAAGAGTTGGACAAACAATGATTGTTGATATAGTAACGGAAAAGTAACTTGGTTCTCCACCTGTCCACTAGTACCTGTACTACTTCTCCACCGTAGTATGTCAGGCTATACTAATTGGAAATTTGACTAAACTTCTAATGATTTTGTCTCACAATGCCACATCCCAAATACACTATTACTAAGCCTTAAAAGAGAACAAATACTTGCACTTTTCGATCACAGAGGATGAGGAGAATGATTAACCAAATGCAGTTCATGCACCTCAACTAAAAAGTGGTTCTTCCTTGTTCAATTTCTATTTTTGAACATTTATTTTATTGGCTCAAGAGTACAAGTCACTTAATAAAGAAGGTAAAGTAGCAACAAAAATGTCAATCAAATTAACAGTAATTAAGGATCAGATATTCACAATCCTAAAACCGCCAAAGCCAGTAACAGCAAGATCCACCACAGTCCCACATTAGTAATGACTGCCAGAAGTGGTGGTTACCAATTCATTAAAGGGGAGAAACTGAACGAAATCAAAAACGTTATTTAAAAAACTAATAAACAACAGAATGACCAATATTGATATAGAGCCCAGTTAAAAGCTGCCATCAACAGAATGCTGTCACACGAACTCATAATCAACTGAACAACATTAGTTCACAAAACTGAATCCAAGAACAGATAAGCAGAAACAATGGCAAGGTAAATAACTTGAGCATAATATTCCATGTAATATTCTGTGGTTCCAAAAATATAAACAAACTTCCATCGCCTAACAAAGATGCGCGAATTACATCGAGACTACAGGAACCAGAACTTTGGTATGGAAACTGATACACAATACACATTACTATATAGTCTGAGAACCAATTATCTCGCAAATACGAAAAAAACTGTGACAAGTAAATCAGAAGTTTGGTAAAAAAAATGGTATAATATCTGACTAGGAGAGTTGATAAGCAAGTTTGATGAACCTGAACTGTGGGCAACCTCCTACTAGAACCCTAGTAAAAGGGAACTGCAGAGCATGTGATATAAAGGCAGTAAAAGAAAAAGGTTACCTCTCTGCCGTCATATCCTTAAATGTCATCAACTGCACAAAATTGAAAGGTAGGGCAGTATAACGACGACTTTTCTAGTTGCATATTGAGAGCTTCCCGGTGTACTCATCAGCTACTCCATAATCAAGGCTAAGTTCCCGCAATGGGGGGATGTTTTCCATAGCAAATAACATAAGATGAGGAAATAAGATGTTGTTATGATCATACAGCACAAACTGCACCATCACATTGGGACTAGTGCTGTGGCTAATGTAGCAAGCAACATTTCTCATGCTTGATACATCCATAGCGAAATCCAATGGCGGAATAGAGGGATATGTAGGTTTAACATAATCTGGATACACCTGAGATAAATCTCCCCATTCCCCCCATTTTTCAGCGAACCGACCAGGATAAATTAGAGTATCTCCATTCATGGTGAAAAGTTGTGCCTGTTCTCTTGTAAGAACGACACCCGTATACTCACAAATAAAAGCACCAGAAGGTATCAATTCCAAAGTTCGAACTCCCCAACCTGTGTCCCTGGACCTAAATACTTCCAAGCTATTCTTCAGCCCTTTTTGACTCACACGATTGCGACAGTTGGGCGGGCAACTACAGTAATTGCCACATTCAAATATCAACGGTTTCCCTCTCAACAGAAACCCGTTGTGATCATAAGCAATCTCACCCCCATTCTTCATTCCACACAAACATCCACTGACACAACTAGTGACACAATCACACCCCATATTGCCCCCTCCATAAACAAAGGGTGGGAAAACAGTTCTCGAAAGATAATTATAGTACAATGGCTCCTTATCCGTATCAATGTCATTAAACACAAAAACGGGCATGTTATCCTTTTTCATGGACAGGTCAAGGGTCAAATATCCCTGAGGTCGGAGCTCAAAAGGTCTAGTCCTCAAATTATGAGCAAATTTCAAGGATGTACTACCCATTTGAGGCTGACCTTCAACTCTGACAAGTTTATACTTATAAACACCAAAACCAGACTTACCGACATCAAACCAAGACTCAACAACCTTATACAAACCGTCATAAACATAAATCTTATAAGTAAGGCTGCCCTCATATTTCAAACCCCTAATAACCCTAATCTCAATACCATAATGCATACTTCTCTCTAAAGCTAAATTACCTCCTTCCAATTTTTGGTGGTTGTTCATCCTGTGAAACTTGTCCTGCCCACCATGACCTGTATAAACCAAAACATCCCCGGAATCCTCATCATCCTCATAACCACCCGAAACGACAATGCTGGTTGCAATGGGTTCGCCATTGGAGCTCTCGCTGGATGGGAGGTAATCAATACCAGCCTGGCTCTGGCCATGTAGCCCAACAACACAGAGTTCCATCCTGAAATAAAACAAGTCACCAATGTAGACACCAGGAACCGAACCCACAATTCTCTTATCCATATTCAACCACAACCCTCTTTCCCTCATGATAGTTGCAGCCTTCAAATCACCCCTGGCCCGCCTCCCAGAACCGTCCCACACGGAATCCGAGGTTGAATATATTCGTAAAGCGTCGTACAGCATCCTAGTTCGTCTCACAATATCTCTGAAGTGCCTTTGGTCTTCTACGCTCAAGTTGGTAACCCGTACCAGCTCGTTGGACCGCTTTTGTCGGCGGTTTGGGGACACAACAACAGCAGAAACACGGTTCTCCTCTGTTGCAACCGGAACAATGGCGCCGGTTTCTGAGTTAAGGACATCGACGTCCCCCAGGCGCTCCATTCTCTGCGCAAATGCAGAACGGAACATCTCGGAAATCCGGTTGAATTCCGAGTAGACATTTGAGTTATCAGGCGGTTGGGATGGTGGGGAACTTGGAATTAATTCCAGTTCATCGTCAATGGGCTCGGGTTTGACTCGAATAGGCGTGGGCGACAAAGTAGTTGGGTCCGGATGAAGGTTTAGGTCTTGCAACGGGACTAATGAACCCATGAATGTGTTATTTTTTCTGGTGAAACTAAAATGTAAGTGAGTTTTTAGGAGCAAGAAAATGGGTGTGTCAACTGTCAAAGACTCAAGCGTACACACACTCTCACACTCACACGCCGGGTGCGCGCCCAAGTTAGCGGCTGCTGATTCCTCGTCACAATAAAAAAAAGTTAGGGTTGTATGATGCTGTTTCAGGTAGTTTTTCTCAGTTTCAGTATCATTAATGCTGAGAAAAGGGAGGAAGATATCAAGTGAATTAAAAGTTCTAACCTTTGGAAGATGAATACTACTGCTGAAATTCGGCttttaatttaaatttttatcttAGGACCACATACAAGAAATGAGGGATGATAGGGGAATTATATAAAAACAAGGGATGATATATAGGAGACTAAAATTGGGGGAATTAtataaaaacaatttttttttgtatcAAATGAGATCTGATTTCCACCAGATCTATTGATTGTTCATCCTCGTCATTTTAAAAGAATTATtttaaaagaataagagatcttcAAAATTATTCAGCCTAAATAAATTAGCCTAAAATTGAatttattatatcatatctatATTTAggttaaattatactccctccatcaatCCTCTCCACTGCCACCCCCTTTCCCATCATTCTTTAATttccataaaccctaattttatctaCCCCAATTTTATCGACATCTACCTAACTTGATACAAAAATATCATTGTGTGACTAAAGAATTTAGAATTAGGAATTATTACTTAATTAATATGAAAATTTAGATTATAATTGAGTAATTTGGGTGagaattaattatttttttagaGGAAGAGAGGAGAGATTTTTTTTAACAAGGACTTGAAGtgaatttttttttaagaaaaagtcTGTTAAAGAGTAAAACTCGTACTTGAAAGAGCAATAGCGTTAAAAAAGGGGGAGAAAGTAAGGTAAGGAAAGAAAAGTTAGgcggggtatgtaattgtgggttggtaATTGGGGTATGTAATGATATTTTGTGTAACCAAATGgttataaggataacttggtaatgttgcggactaaataaggaatgttatctttggtgtggtacgtccatttatagtaagtgttacctttaaTGTGGTATGGAGTGAGTACAACAAACAATTCTATTCCATTTGAAAAGAATAATATTTTTTTCAATTCACATAAACGTATTGATAGGATATTCTGATTTTGttacataaataaattaaattgcactAAGTATACGTAATTATGTATATTGTGTAGAgatattttactattattattatctttttaaAATTAAACATGATGGTCACGAACacttttttttacaaatattttcttttttgatatcaattcattaataaattGTCAAACGACACTTACAAAATACagttataataaaaaaaaatatatatatatatatatataatagaaGGCAAAGGACAAACTCCTCATGTAAAACTGAGGATATCAAAATATGATATGATAATTTGGTCCGTCCTTGTATTGCTCTCTTCATGTATCTggggatccttcgtttgattcATTGATGGAGAAAATTTACCTTTTATCGGCACCATAGATCATCGGGGATAGCGTGTATCCATTGTAGAGTCGTATGACAAATCATCAACAAACCACTCTTATCTATTTTTCCCATAAAACAAAACCCTAGAAAGATATAAAGAACATGAAAAAAAAACTCCGGAAATGGAGCGAAACAAACGGATCTCgccaaaagggagacttttattaGTGAATTCATAGTTTTTCATACTAACAATTGATAAATAAAGCTTTTATGGACTTATCATCGTTTAATGGTCGATGGAAGCTCCAGATTTGATTGATGGAGGCTAGGTTTTTAGAGAGGAAACGGAGAGAAGTTTCTAATTAATTCTATTATTATGCCTTTCGATACAAATGTACTACGGAGTACAAATTAAGAGTATTCATAAATTGTTTTTTACTCTAAAACGAATAAATtacgaattatattattttttttctttacaCTTTAAATTAATAACTATCTCTTCTCCATACTAGGTGAACATGCaaatttagtgtttttttttgttatttaacaTATACGTACTTAAGTACATGGGccagatccggtgagaaccactaacataatgagagcAGTGAGAATCCTCACTAAATCTCCACCAAATATTATTTCGAACGTTTAGATGGATAATTTACCATTAGTTTAGTTAATTCAAGCAAAACATTTGGTGTAACTTGTAACAcctcctcataccaaggtgccttaccaggaccaccttaccatgaaagtgtgttaccatctcggttgcccgaggttagtacatatcaaaagggtctgaactgagcacatttattaaagtactgtaaagcataaagtttacaacatcccaaATCCAAATACTGATTTAACAAAATACAATCTCCAAAgtttaacaataaaagaaatccaatctaagactcagacggtgatgctatgactggtgatggcgatactcccaagacagtccccaagctcacactagcaatacctgtcaagcctgctcaccattcccgaatggatcaccgcagattccacaaacaacacggggtcagtattactcaaacattaagacaaacaaacggagaAATCAGCTGATCATCGTCAATTCCCAATCCTCCATTCTCACAccgtaaccgactacacactgaagtgtgtagccctgccagattacccatcgcaacaggtaatcctcgccgccagtgggtgaccgcagccgatcccacctagtccagctcctcaacgagcgacaacaatccctgtcccttaatgtgcacatcccctcccatggcgggttccacggagggcgaactagggtgtgaagccactcccgcaagtgactccaccacaatcacaatcacaagatATCACAGCCATCTTAACACCCttacaccaacatcgtcacaacaatctccatactccgatgatcaacagataacaataatcacaacaacatgtcttacaataacgatgaaccgagtaggaaaccctaccttagaaatcaacagtgggaatgaacttgcacactcagaaaggctcctctacgaagtcttctcctataccataatcatatcacacaattacacattgcacaacccccatattcccaattccgtaattatacagtaaccccaacgaatacaaacaacatagaataaaacttaccaacagtaggatgaggaattgtacgtaaggactccgaaggtttcgcaaacaacaaaacaatgggatgattaaggagtgattagggagagattagggttaacgtaaaaTAATGCagtagaaatgatattttgaaaactgacgcgggatataaaataaatcttaaacgctccctaatcaaaccgtcaaaataatactcgccagaccgaatactcggtcgagtaaagttatactcggccgagtgtcctctactcggtcgagtattcactatactcggccgagtattcatcggcagaaccaaaacaactcataacaacaacactactcggccgagtaggctctactcggtcgagtagtcaccaaagaaaatctgtagtgttacaatcttccccccttaaaaagaacttcgtcccgaagttcacactgtactataaaacaaagcacaacactacaCCACAAGtctatactaaccacatataacaacaccaaggaactatacaaaTCACCACAAAAGTCAttaccccgactcaaagcaaaacaacaaacaaaacaaaacactaaacaaaacaaaacacgaccgcgaccatctcctacccccctaaaaagacaacggttacgtccccgtaaccaaacatacctgatcaaaaaggttaggaaaactttctcgcatagcttcctcgggttcccatttggcttcctccacattatgattagaccaaaggaccttgagtaagactgtctcaccattccgggtcttacgaaccttgcgatcaagaatctccttaggaatctcggcgtaggacaacgattcatcaagctcgatgttctccatctcaaggatatgcgacggatcgctcacatacttccgaagttgagatacatgaaaaacattgtgtactctatccaaagctggtggtaacgctaatctgtaggccacctcgccaacacggtctaaaacctcataaggacctataaacttttggcttagcttaccctttttcccaaacctcataacacctcgcataggtgacacttttaaaagaaccttgtcaccaaccataaactcaatgtccttgcggtgcaagtcggcgtagctcttctgacgatcttgagctgctctcatttttgccgaatcaactggatttgctcaaccatatcttgaaccagctgtggccctaaaaccaccgtctcggaactatcatcccaacaaactggacttcggcatttccggccatacaaagcttcaaaaggtgccatcccaatgcttgtatgataactgttattgtatgaaaactcgatcagatcaagcctgtcttcccaactgcccccaaagtatataacacatgccctcagcatgtcttctaaggtcttgatggtccgctcTGTCGACCATCGTTTTGGGATGAAAGgtctgtactcatctttaaagtcgtacccatcaactcttgcagctcttgccaaaacttggatatgaacctcgcatcacgatcgaaacaatatctttaggtataccatgtaaccgaaccacatgtctcctgtaacccaatgccaatttgcatcttagaccaagtatctttcatgggaacgaaatggggtgacttggttaaccgatcaacaatcacccaaatcatgttgttaccttgttgtgacctgggtaaccccacaatgaagtccatggagatcgactcccacttctaCTCTGATACATCCAAAGACtggatcttaccttgtggtctcctttatTCACCCTTGACCTTTTGTGGTCAAACATCCGGCTCAAACTCggctacatctctcttcatgtttggccaccaaaaagtcttcttaaggtctctataaagcttgtcaccacctaggtgaactgaatagggagtgcaatgagcctccgtcaagatcactctccgcaactctgcatcctcgggaacacaccatctcccatcaaaacgaacactcccatctggatggaTAGAAAACATGGAAGccgttccactctctacctttgacttccactcccgaatcttaggatcaagctcttgcttacttttgatgttttcatacaactctggctcgatcgtcaaatcctcgatggtatccccctctcgaatcataaagatccccaaactagacatctcatccctcaacttcaacaaggacatagctgtacatagcgaatgaacgctcttcctactcaatgcatctgcaacaacattagccttaccctcgtgatagatgatctccatatcataatctccaatcgcCTTCATCCACCGTCtcgtcgcatgttaagctccttccgagtgtagatatactttagactcttatgatcagagaacaccttaaaagttgctccataaaggtagtgtctccaaatcttaagagcgaacacaatcgcactgactccggatcatgagtagggtagttctcctcatattgcttcaccggtgcctcgaagcataggctatgactttccctccccgcatcaaaacacaaccaagaccattctttgaagcgtcggtataaacctcaaagttctcacccTCCGCGTGGCTAGGATAGGagcgtggtcaagcgttcctttagagtccgaaacgccgtctcacaactctcatcccaaacaaatctgacttccttcctcattaaggatgtcataggccgcgctatggtagagaaatctttcacaaatcttctGTAGTAGcctgcaaggcctaagaaactccgaatctcagcaactatctttggcgattcccacttggtaacggcctcaatatTACTAGGATCCATggatacccccttcttagatattacatggcccagaaaagccacctcctctaaccagaactcacacttggatagcttggcataaagctgattatctctcaaagtctgcagaactatcctcaagtgctcctcatgctcttccttagtcttagaatagactaagatatcgtcgatgaaaacaaccacaaacctatccaaaaacggtgtaaagatccgattcatcaaatccataaaagctgctggcgcattggtcaacccaaaaggcatcaccacgtactcgtagtgaccatatcgagatcggaacgctgttttaggaatatcctcatctgctatcctcggTGGTGATACCCGACCTcggatcaatcttggaaaacacactgCTCCACTTAGgccgatcaaacaagtcatcaatcctaagaacggatacttgttcttcacatgtgacccgattgagctctctgtaatcaatgcacagtctcatactcccatctttcttctttacaaaaagaactggagctccccacggtgacacactaggcctgatgtaacccttgcctagcaactcatgtatctgctttttcaactctgccaactccttaggtgccatagggtatggtgctttagatataagacccgttcccggcttaagctccacgctgaaatcaacatccctcttgggaggcaaactcggtatctcctcaggaaaaacatcttcgaactctctcaccacagatatctcagaagctgtcggtggctctactcgatgatctctcacatgacaaaggattaagggacacttcttcctcaaacatgactttaaagtcatcacagctatgaacctacacttaggctttaccacaaaccctccataggacactctaacacccttgggaccctttaaggacaccctcttttgtcgacaatctatcctggcatcatacttacctagccaatccatcccgacaatcacctcaaacccatccataggaaactctaacagatctactggtaaatctacccctccaactaccatggatacccccttatacagcttgagacacgacacagactcccctgaaggtatgaatacatcatattttacaacctcaaacttccccaaacccatagtcacagcatgactcttagacacaaaagaatgtgtagccccggaatcaaacaaaacaaaggacggtacattatgaacaaaaaaggtaccggtaactacatgagcatcatcctgtgcttccgcttgtccatcatgaagatcTTTCCCTTTGTTTTTTGTCCTCCACCCCAATCAAGCATTGGAAGTACTTGGCTTGGCGCCTTAATCCGAGTGATGCTATTGTTAAAGcgccgataagatccaccaccaccgcggtttgtaaccgccctggttgccctgtccacctctgttgccccatgaacctcccggtcggttactagcaaaactcgagtCGGCCCCCGAGAAAAATTCCCCGACCGAGCTCTGAACCAttgcgggcttgtagctcgtgcattccgtCTTTtcggcctatcccaccacagttgaagcaagtaaggttggtgttgtcactcacagcccgacccccattctttccccagccacgagatcctcccgagaaaccagctccgccagaaaaagccttagcatggttgaagttccctttcttgttggtcggCTGACTGTTGTTTCCACCATCAGTCTTCCTCTTTTCTgcagcagtcctctcatcgatctctcttgagagatctaccattctctcagcttgacccgctctcgggtacacttccttgaggtcgtaGCAACCCCGGTGGCATACGACTCACTATCTTAGcgagataaacccctctcaaaacggagagccaaacctctctgtcctagtGCGCATATCTTcgacataacgagatagctccaaaaccgatgatagtaatcggtgatgtcatctcctcggtcatggtgaaggaatcaaagtcg
This region includes:
- the LOC141640014 gene encoding histone-lysine N-methyltransferase family member SUVH2-like → MGSLVPLQDLNLHPDPTTLSPTPIRVKPEPIDDELELIPSSPPSQPPDNSNVYSEFNRISEMFRSAFAQRMERLGDVDVLNSETGAIVPVATEENRVSAVVVSPNRRQKRSNELVRVTNLSVEDQRHFRDIVRRTRMLYDALRIYSTSDSVWDGSGRRARGDLKAATIMRERGLWLNMDKRIVGSVPGVYIGDLFYFRMELCVVGLHGQSQAGIDYLPSSESSNGEPIATSIVVSGGYEDDEDSGDVLVYTGHGGQDKFHRMNNHQKLEGGNLALERSMHYGIEIRVIRGLKYEGSLTYKIYVYDGLYKVVESWFDVGKSGFGVYKYKLVRVEGQPQMGSTSLKFAHNLRTRPFELRPQGYLTLDLSMKKDNMPVFVFNDIDTDKEPLYYNYLSRTVFPPFVYGGGNMGCDCVTSCVSGCLCGMKNGGEIAYDHNGFLLRGKPLIFECGNYCSCPPNCRNRVSQKGLKNSLEVFRSRDTGWGVRTLELIPSGAFICEYTGVVLTREQAQLFTMNGDTLIYPGRFAEKWGEWGDLSQVYPDYVKPTYPSIPPLDFAMDVSSMRNVACYISHSTSPNVMVQFVLYDHNNILFPHLMLFAMENIPPLRELSLDYGVADEYTGKLSICN